The genomic region GCCAGCCCTGCCCTATTCTATTTTGGTATACAAACTGGTTTGTGAGCTAGACACCATACCCCCGACCCAGCAACCGCCTAGTACGGGTGGCAGGTCTTTCCCCAAAGGACAGTTACTCCCATGGCTTCAGAAGCCCAGCTAGTCAATCCATCCCCCACTGCGGTCGCGGACCAGCAGATCACGCGCCGACACTGGTGGACGGTAGTTACCGTGTCAATGCTCGTCTCAGTGGTGGCCGTACTGATTGGCACCTACAAGTTCCAATTGGGCCCGGCACCCGTGGTCCTCTTCCCCATCATCTGGGCCGTCGTCATCGGCGGAATCCTCGGAACCCAGCGCATCCGCCGAGTCTCCGGGGCCAGCCGGGCCGTTGCAACGCTGCTCCTAGAGATTGGGATCATCCTCTTCCTCGCCCGGCTCGGCACCCAGATCGGGCCGTCCCTGGCAAAAGTCACTGAGATCGGTCCCGCCATCCTTCTGCAGGAAGCAGGGCACATCTTCGGCACCGTCATACTCGCGCTGCCGATCGCCGTGGCGATGGGACTGGGCCGGGTTGCGATCGGAGCCACCTGGTCAATCGATCGCGAGTCATTCCTCGCCTTCGCCATACAGCGCTTCGGGGTCCGTTCCGGAGAGTACAGGGGCGTCTTCTCTGTGTGGTTGCTCGGCAGCCTCTTTGGTGCTGTGTTCATCTCCCTGCTCGCCGGATTCCTCGGTGGACTGAATATCTTCGACCCCCGCGCTTTGGCCCTGGGGCTGGGACTCGGCTCAGCGTCGATGATGCTTGGGGGCGTCGGGGCGCTGTCCCTGCTTTACCCGGATCAGGCCGGCGAAATCATGGCGCTGGCCGCACTGTCCAACCTCGTCACGAACATCGTTGGCTTCTATGCGGGCGTCTTCCTGTCACTGCCTCTGTGCCGGCGGCTCTACGCGTTCTGGAGCCGTCTTTTCGGAAGGGACGACGACGGCCGGCCCACCCGCGGGGCACGGAGCAAACCGGCGGTGCCCGCCGCCGCGCGGCCTGCCGTCCCGGTGGCTGTGGAGGTGGATCCCACGCTCAAAGCGACGCCGCGAATCACCATTCTCGCCTTTGCCATCGCCGGAGCCTCGGCCCTTGTCATGAACGTCGTCGGGACAAAGAACTTCTCGTGGAATGACGCGGCGGGCGTGATCGTTCTCCTGCTGCTGACGGGCCTGTCATTCCGCCTGGCCCGGTTGCTGCCGTCCGTCCCTTCAAGCGTGTGGGTACTGACCATCACAACGGTGCTCTCGGCACCGTTCCTGCCCACTGCAGGGCTCCTCGCGGCACTGACCGAACACTTGGACGTGATTCTCATAGGGCTGCCGGCGCTGACCCTGATCGGGCTCACCGTTGGGCGGGACATCAAGGCGCTGAAGTCCCTGAGCTGGAAGATCATCGTGGTTGCCCTCGTGACCTACAGTGCATCCTTCATTGCGGCGGCCGCACTGGGGCAGATGGCCCTCGGGAGGTAGGGAGCCGGCGTTGAACGCCGGAAATGACGGGACAGTGAGGCGAGAGGGGCGACGGCGGAAAATGCCGTCGCCCCTGTCTTCTGCCGCATCGACAGTTTGGTATTCCAAAGGCTCACTGTCACCATGCGATGGGGCCAATTTCCTTGCCCAGCCGTAGCTGGCGAGATCTCGCGCTATTCTTGGTATACCAAATAATTGTCAGGAGACGACCGTGGAAGAAATCCCCCAAGCGCCCTGGAATCGGCCCCGGACACCTGCGGCTTCAAAGATCGCATGGACCCTTATTGCCTTGAGCCTCGTTTCCATAAACCTTCGGCCTGCCATCACGACCGTCGCCGGGTCCATGGGCCAGCTGGACCGGGGGCTCGGGATAGATGCCCGGACGATTCCCCTCCTTGCGGCGCTTCCGGTGCTCGCCTTCGGGATTTCCGCCCCGTGCGGACCGTGGCTCGCCCGGCGTCTGGGTGCAGGGAGGACCGTCGCCCTGTCGATGCTGGTGCTGGCCGTGGCACTGACTGCCCGCGTGCTGCTGCCGGTCCTTCTGCTCCCCGGGACTTTCCTGGCCGGGACGGCCATCATGACGGCAAGTGTGCTGTTGCCCCAGATCGTCAAGGCCAACGGGGGCTCGGGCTGGTGGACGGGGCTGTGCAGCATGGGCTTCGGCCTCGGAGCGGCACTGGGAGCAGGGCTGATCCAGCCGCTGCAGTACGTATTGGGCGGGAGTCTGCAGGGTGCCTTGGCCGTGTGGGCTGTTCCTGCTGTGCTGGGGGCCGTACTGATCCTCAGGCATGGCGGCCGGCGGACAGAACCCGCGGCTCCGGGAACCTCCGTTCTCGCCGACCGCGCCGTCGTTGCCGGCAGAACGACTGCTGACGCCCAGGCGCGGTCCCGCGCCGCACGCGCACTGCCGCAGCAGGCAACTGCCTGGGCGGTGGCGGCATTCTTTGGTCTCCAGGCGATGCTGTATTTCGCCGTAACTTCATGGCTGACGGTCTTCCTCGTGTCGAAGGGCATCACCGCCGGCGACGCTGCGGCGCTCCTTGCCTGGTTCAGCGTGGCCGGCCTTCCCGCCAGCCTGCTGGCACCAGTGCTGGCCAGCCGGCCGGCGGTTCTCAAGATCATGGCGCCCGGATTGGGGGTGCTCGTGGCGGCCGCGTTGCTCGGGGTGCTGGCGGGCCCGGCCGAGCTGCAGTTCCTCCTGGTGGGTGTCTTGGGGATTGTCCAGAGCGCGGGATTCGGGCTGGCCGTTGCGCTAGTGGTGCTCCGATCGACGGGACCCCAAACCGCCGGGAAACTTTCGGCGATGAGCCAGGGCCTGGGCTTCGCCCTCGCCTCCTTGGGGCCCGTGGGAGCCGCACTGCTTCAT from Arthrobacter sp. NicSoilB8 harbors:
- a CDS encoding DUF3100 domain-containing protein, which codes for MASEAQLVNPSPTAVADQQITRRHWWTVVTVSMLVSVVAVLIGTYKFQLGPAPVVLFPIIWAVVIGGILGTQRIRRVSGASRAVATLLLEIGIILFLARLGTQIGPSLAKVTEIGPAILLQEAGHIFGTVILALPIAVAMGLGRVAIGATWSIDRESFLAFAIQRFGVRSGEYRGVFSVWLLGSLFGAVFISLLAGFLGGLNIFDPRALALGLGLGSASMMLGGVGALSLLYPDQAGEIMALAALSNLVTNIVGFYAGVFLSLPLCRRLYAFWSRLFGRDDDGRPTRGARSKPAVPAAARPAVPVAVEVDPTLKATPRITILAFAIAGASALVMNVVGTKNFSWNDAAGVIVLLLLTGLSFRLARLLPSVPSSVWVLTITTVLSAPFLPTAGLLAALTEHLDVILIGLPALTLIGLTVGRDIKALKSLSWKIIVVALVTYSASFIAAAALGQMALGR
- a CDS encoding MFS transporter: MSLVSINLRPAITTVAGSMGQLDRGLGIDARTIPLLAALPVLAFGISAPCGPWLARRLGAGRTVALSMLVLAVALTARVLLPVLLLPGTFLAGTAIMTASVLLPQIVKANGGSGWWTGLCSMGFGLGAALGAGLIQPLQYVLGGSLQGALAVWAVPAVLGAVLILRHGGRRTEPAAPGTSVLADRAVVAGRTTADAQARSRAARALPQQATAWAVAAFFGLQAMLYFAVTSWLTVFLVSKGITAGDAAALLAWFSVAGLPASLLAPVLASRPAVLKIMAPGLGVLVAAALLGVLAGPAELQFLLVGVLGIVQSAGFGLAVALVVLRSTGPQTAGKLSAMSQGLGFALASLGPVGAALLHDVTGGWEAAFWALAGVAMLLALAGYLAVNGPVVSVEEATVPAGQARPAGVGS